The proteins below are encoded in one region of Lepisosteus oculatus isolate fLepOcu1 chromosome 10, fLepOcu1.hap2, whole genome shotgun sequence:
- the LOC102682653 gene encoding zinc fingers and homeoboxes protein 1 isoform X1, translating to MASKRKSTTPCMVLPTEAGEQDPDMEMITELEEGTDAPVETPSESAAVPAENASSEEDMQDVDRYIETMDSKKVEGGYECKYCSFQTTELNMFTFHVDSEHPNVVLNSSYVCVECNFLTKRYDALSEHNLRYHPGEDNFTRTMVKRNNQTIFEQTVNDLTFDGSFVQQENEEGGEDTTATGIPLSKTPIMKMKNKAEPKRIAVPHKAAEENEVKDESEGEQEPKETAPVGTPAPVEVVAPVPMEPVKPSVVVSNSSAQQDPKKTIINSATVLPAGLAQVLSALQAQQNSQTQLLIPVSSIPTYNGAMDNNALLVSTYNKFPYPSVSEIMGLSAQTKYTEEQIKIWFSAQRLKHGVSWTPEEVEEARRKQFNGTVHTVPQTITVIPAHLSAAANGLQPILQTCQIVGQPGLVLTQVGGTNPLPVTTPITLAVAGVPNQTHLPKPAMQTTPTVVETKRATTVQPPPLTPQENSALSADNFGMRPKKSKEQLAELKASYLKNHFASDAEIARLMKLTNLTKGEIKKWFSDTRYNQRNSKNNHVIVFNENNNVNNNATIVIDSSDETTESPTSGPVKESRKQTWNPFPDFTLQKFKEKTPEQLLILEESYQKNSTPTDEELSRLRSETKLTRREIDAWFTEKRKAPESTDSKPERKESDPVKSVAVKQASQTPPSGRSRSGREKIGKKTPEQLHVLKSAFVRTQWPSSEEYDKLAEESRLPRSYIVNWFGDTRYAWKNGNLKWYFYYQSGNISAINGSGYRKRGRGRARNRGRGRPRGRPRAGKRSSSWGRSPPVMKFKTGKEILKEYYLKHKFLNEQDLDELVAKSNMGYEQVRDWFAEVHRREDTGADPFDDGVENEEPEEEESQGESEAGAGGLEDVAGDEEDDETDDSETWEPPRSVRRTLSGSED from the coding sequence ATGGCGAGCAAACGGAAGTCCACTACCCCTTGCATGGTCCTTCCCACAGAAGCAGGGGAGCAGGACCCGGATATGGAGATGATAACGGAGCTGGAAGAAGGCACCGACGCCCCAGTGGAAACACCCTCAGAAAGCGCTGCGGTCCCAGCTGAAAACGCCTCGAGCGAGGAAGACATGCAGGATGTGGACCGCTACATCGAAACCATGGATTCTAAAAAGGTGGAAGGTGGATACGAGTGCAAATACTGCAGCTTCCAGACCACGGAACTGAACATGTTCACCTTCCACGTGGATTCGGAGCACCCCAACGTAGTGTTGAACTCCTCCTACGTTTGTGTGGAGTGCAACTTTCTAACCAAGAGGTATGATGCACTTTCAGAACACAACTTGCGCTACCATCCCGGGGAGGACAATTTTACCCGCACCATGGTGAAGCGCAATAACCAGACCATCTTTGAGCAGACCGTCAACGACCTGACCTTCGACGGCAGCTTTGTGCAGCAGGAGAACGAGGAAGGGGGCGAGGACACCACGGCCACTGGGATCCCGCTCAGCAAAACCCCCATCATGAAGATGAAAAACAAGGCGGAGCCCAAAAGGATCGCCGTGCCCCACAAGGCCGCTGAGGAGAATGAAGTGAAGGATGAGAGCGAAGGTGAACAGGAGCCCAAGGAGACGGCCCCTGTCGGGACGCCGGCTCCCGTGGAGGTGGTGGCTCCGGTCCCGATGGAACCGGTAAAGCCAAGTGTGGTCGTCAGCAACAGTTCCGCGCAGCAGGATCCAAAGAAGACAATAATCAATTCTGCCACCGTTCTCCCAGCTGGGCTCGCTCAAGTCCTGTCGGCCCTCCAGGCCCAACAGAATTCCCAAACCCAGCTCCTGATACCCGTCAGCAGCATCCCAACTTACAACGGGGCCATGGATAACAATGCCCTTCTTGTGAGCACCTACAACAAGTTCCCTTACCCCTCGGTGTCGGAGATCATGGGGCTGTCAGCGCAGACAAAGTACACAGAGGAGCAGATTAAGATCTGGTTCTCTGCCCAGCGCCTCAAACACGGTGTGAGCTGGACGCCAGAGGAGGTGGAAGAAGCCAGGAGAAAGCAGTTCAATGGCACCGTGCACACCGTGCCACAGACAATCACAGTCATTCCTGCCCATCTCTCGGCGGCAGCCAACGGCCTTCAGCCCATTCTACAGACCTGCCAGATAGTTGGCCAGCCGGGCCTTGTGCTGACACAAGTTGGTGGCACCAATCCCTTACCGGTAACCACTCCCATCACATTGGCAGTAGCTGGTGTGCCCAATCAAACACATCTGCCAAAACCTGCTATGCAGACAACCCCGACTGTAGTGGAAACAAAGAGGGCCACCACCGTTCAGCCTCCTCCTCTGACCCCTCAGGAGAACTCTGCTCTGAGCGCTGATAATTTTGGAATGCGACCTAAAAAGTCTAAAGAGCAGCTTGCAGAGCTGAAGGCCAGCTACCTGAAGAATCACTTTGCCAGTGATGCAGAGATAGCCAGGCTGATGAAACTGACCAATCTCACAAAGGGCGAGATTAAGAAGTGGTTTAGTGATACGCGCTACAACCAGCGCAACTCAAAGAACAATCATGTTATTGTTTTCAATGAAAACAACAATGTCAACAACAATGCCACCATAGTGATTGATTCGAGCGATGAAACTACAGAGTCTCCTACGTCTGGCCCTGTCAAAGAGTCACGGAAACAGACCTGGAACCCATTCCCAGACTTCACACTCCAGAAGTTCAAAGAGAAGACCCCCGAACAGCTGCTGATACTGGAGGAGAGTTATCAGAAGAACTCCACACCTACAGACGAAGAACTCAGCCGACTCAGGTCTGAAACCAAGCTGACCCGTCGGGAGATTGATGCCTGGTTCACGGAAAAGAGGAAGGCGCCGGAATCGACTGATTCCAAGCCAGAACGCAAGGAGAGCGACCCTGTGAAATCAGTCGCCGTCAAGCAGGCATCACAAACTCCCCCCAGCGGCAGGAGCAGGTCGGGCAGAGAAAAGATCGGGAAAAAGACCCCGGAGCAGCtccacgtcttgaaaagtgccTTTGTGCGCACGCAGTGGCCGTCGTCGGAGGAGTATGATAAGCTCGCAGAAGAGAGCCGCCTTCCTAGGTCCTACATTGTCAACTGGTTTGGAGACACAAGATATGCCTGGAAAAACGGCAACTTGAAATGGTACTTTTATTACCAGAGTGGCAACATCAGTGCTATAAATGGAAGTGGATACAGGAAGAGAGGAAGAGGTAGAGCCCGAAATAGAGGGCGAGGTAGGCCTAGAGGGAGACCCAGGGCGGGCAAGAGGTCATCTAGCTGGGGTAGGTCACCACCAGTGATGAAGTTTAAGACTGGAAAAGAAATTCTTAAAGAGTATTACCTAAAACACAAGTTCCTCAATGAGCAGGACCTCGACGAGCTGGTGGCGAAATCCAACATGGGCTACGAGCAGGTCCGGGACTGGTTCGCCGAGGTGCACAGGCGGGAGGACACGGGTGCGGACCCGTTTGACGATGGGGTGGAGAACGAGGAGCCGGAAGAGGAGGAATCGCAAGGTGAAAGCGAGGCGGGAGCGGGGGGCCTCGAAGACGTTGCTGGCGATGAGGAAGACGACGAAACGGACGACAGCGAGACCTGGGAGCCTCCTCGAAGTGTCCGGCGCACTCTCTCTGGCTCCGAGGATTAG
- the LOC102682653 gene encoding zinc fingers and homeoboxes protein 1 isoform X2, protein MASKRKSTTPCMVLPTEAGEQDPDMEMITELEEGTDAPVETPSESAAVPAENASSEEDMQDVDRYIETMDSKKVEGGYECKYCSFQTTELNMFTFHVDSEHPNVVLNSSYVCVECNFLTKRYDALSEHNLRYHPGEDNFTRTMVKRNNQTIFEQTVNDLTFDGSFVQQENEEGGEDTTATGIPLSKTPIMKMKNKAEPKRIAVPHKAAEENEVKDESEGEQEPKETAPVGTPAPVEVVAPVPMEPVKPSVVVSNSSAQQDPKKTIINSATVLPAGLAQVLSALQAQQNSQTQLLIPVSSIPTYNGAMDNNALLVSTYNKFPYPSVSEIMGLSAQTKYTEEQIKIWFSAQRLKHGVSWTPEEVEEARRKQFNGTVHTVPQTITVIPAHLSAAANGLQPILQTCQIVGQPGLVLTQVGGTNPLPVTTPITLAVAGVPNQTHLPKPAMQTTPTVVETKRATTVQPPPLTPQENSALSADNFGMRPKKSKEQLAELKASYLKNHFASDAEIARLMKLTNLTKGEIKKWFSDTRYNQRNSKNNHVIVFNENNNVNNNATIVIDSSDETTESPTSGPVKESRKQTWNPFPDFTLQKFKEKTPEQLLILEESYQKNSTPTDEELSRLRSETKLTRREIDAWFTEKRKAPESTDSKPERKESDPVKSVAVKQASQTPPSGRSRSGREKIGKKTPEQLHVLKSAFVRTQWPSSEEYDKLAEESRLPRSYIVNWFGDTRYAWKNGNLKWYFYYQSGNISAINGSGYRKRGRGRARNRGRGRPRGRPRAGKRSSSWGPRRAGGEIQHGLRAGPGLVRRGAQAGGHGCGPV, encoded by the exons ATGGCGAGCAAACGGAAGTCCACTACCCCTTGCATGGTCCTTCCCACAGAAGCAGGGGAGCAGGACCCGGATATGGAGATGATAACGGAGCTGGAAGAAGGCACCGACGCCCCAGTGGAAACACCCTCAGAAAGCGCTGCGGTCCCAGCTGAAAACGCCTCGAGCGAGGAAGACATGCAGGATGTGGACCGCTACATCGAAACCATGGATTCTAAAAAGGTGGAAGGTGGATACGAGTGCAAATACTGCAGCTTCCAGACCACGGAACTGAACATGTTCACCTTCCACGTGGATTCGGAGCACCCCAACGTAGTGTTGAACTCCTCCTACGTTTGTGTGGAGTGCAACTTTCTAACCAAGAGGTATGATGCACTTTCAGAACACAACTTGCGCTACCATCCCGGGGAGGACAATTTTACCCGCACCATGGTGAAGCGCAATAACCAGACCATCTTTGAGCAGACCGTCAACGACCTGACCTTCGACGGCAGCTTTGTGCAGCAGGAGAACGAGGAAGGGGGCGAGGACACCACGGCCACTGGGATCCCGCTCAGCAAAACCCCCATCATGAAGATGAAAAACAAGGCGGAGCCCAAAAGGATCGCCGTGCCCCACAAGGCCGCTGAGGAGAATGAAGTGAAGGATGAGAGCGAAGGTGAACAGGAGCCCAAGGAGACGGCCCCTGTCGGGACGCCGGCTCCCGTGGAGGTGGTGGCTCCGGTCCCGATGGAACCGGTAAAGCCAAGTGTGGTCGTCAGCAACAGTTCCGCGCAGCAGGATCCAAAGAAGACAATAATCAATTCTGCCACCGTTCTCCCAGCTGGGCTCGCTCAAGTCCTGTCGGCCCTCCAGGCCCAACAGAATTCCCAAACCCAGCTCCTGATACCCGTCAGCAGCATCCCAACTTACAACGGGGCCATGGATAACAATGCCCTTCTTGTGAGCACCTACAACAAGTTCCCTTACCCCTCGGTGTCGGAGATCATGGGGCTGTCAGCGCAGACAAAGTACACAGAGGAGCAGATTAAGATCTGGTTCTCTGCCCAGCGCCTCAAACACGGTGTGAGCTGGACGCCAGAGGAGGTGGAAGAAGCCAGGAGAAAGCAGTTCAATGGCACCGTGCACACCGTGCCACAGACAATCACAGTCATTCCTGCCCATCTCTCGGCGGCAGCCAACGGCCTTCAGCCCATTCTACAGACCTGCCAGATAGTTGGCCAGCCGGGCCTTGTGCTGACACAAGTTGGTGGCACCAATCCCTTACCGGTAACCACTCCCATCACATTGGCAGTAGCTGGTGTGCCCAATCAAACACATCTGCCAAAACCTGCTATGCAGACAACCCCGACTGTAGTGGAAACAAAGAGGGCCACCACCGTTCAGCCTCCTCCTCTGACCCCTCAGGAGAACTCTGCTCTGAGCGCTGATAATTTTGGAATGCGACCTAAAAAGTCTAAAGAGCAGCTTGCAGAGCTGAAGGCCAGCTACCTGAAGAATCACTTTGCCAGTGATGCAGAGATAGCCAGGCTGATGAAACTGACCAATCTCACAAAGGGCGAGATTAAGAAGTGGTTTAGTGATACGCGCTACAACCAGCGCAACTCAAAGAACAATCATGTTATTGTTTTCAATGAAAACAACAATGTCAACAACAATGCCACCATAGTGATTGATTCGAGCGATGAAACTACAGAGTCTCCTACGTCTGGCCCTGTCAAAGAGTCACGGAAACAGACCTGGAACCCATTCCCAGACTTCACACTCCAGAAGTTCAAAGAGAAGACCCCCGAACAGCTGCTGATACTGGAGGAGAGTTATCAGAAGAACTCCACACCTACAGACGAAGAACTCAGCCGACTCAGGTCTGAAACCAAGCTGACCCGTCGGGAGATTGATGCCTGGTTCACGGAAAAGAGGAAGGCGCCGGAATCGACTGATTCCAAGCCAGAACGCAAGGAGAGCGACCCTGTGAAATCAGTCGCCGTCAAGCAGGCATCACAAACTCCCCCCAGCGGCAGGAGCAGGTCGGGCAGAGAAAAGATCGGGAAAAAGACCCCGGAGCAGCtccacgtcttgaaaagtgccTTTGTGCGCACGCAGTGGCCGTCGTCGGAGGAGTATGATAAGCTCGCAGAAGAGAGCCGCCTTCCTAGGTCCTACATTGTCAACTGGTTTGGAGACACAAGATATGCCTGGAAAAACGGCAACTTGAAATGGTACTTTTATTACCAGAGTGGCAACATCAGTGCTATAAATGGAAGTGGATACAGGAAGAGAGGAAGAGGTAGAGCCCGAAATAGAGGGCGAGGTAGGCCTAGAGGGAGACCCAGGGCGGGCAAGAGGTCATCTAGCTGGG GACCTCGACGAGCTGGTGGCGAAATCCAACATGGGCTACGAGCAGGTCCGGGACTGGTTCGCCGAGGTGCACAGGCGGGAGGACACGGGTGCGGACCCGTTTGA